In one window of Fictibacillus phosphorivorans DNA:
- the lon gene encoding endopeptidase La — protein MGEKRVLPLLPLRGLLVYPTMVLHLDVGREKSIQALEKVMLDDQMIFLSTQKEVSIEDPAQEEIYHVGTLSKVNQMLKLPNGTIRVLVEGIKRGKITSFMDEKTHVEVEVELTDDIEVKEAETEALMRAVLAQFEQYINLSKKVTPETLASVQDITEPGRLADVISSHLSLKIKEKQKILEIFDVKERLEYLLDLLNNEKEVLGLEKKIGQRVKKAMEKTQKEYYLREQMKAIQKELGDKEGKVGEVSTLKERIESSDMPETVMELAKKELDRYEKMPNSSAESSVIRTYIEWLVNLPWKQETIDNLDIPHAETVLNEDHYGLEKVKDRVLEYLAVQKLTNSLKGPILCLVGPPGVGKTSLAKSIARAIGRNFVRISLGGVRDEAEIRGHRRTYVGAMPGRLIQGMKKAGTINPVFLLDEIDKMSSDFRGDPSSAMLEVLDPEQNSTFSDHYIEEPYDLSKVMFVTTANSLSTIPGPLLDRMEVISIAGYTEVEKLHISKNHLIPKQLKEHGLKKSQIQFKDDSILKLVRNYTREAGVRNLERQIAGLCRKAAKQIVSAEKKKVVLSAKNLEDYLGKPRFRYGQAELEDQIGAATGLAYTTAGGDTLSIEVALSPGKGKLVLTGKLGDVMKESAQAALSYVRTKVEELGIDHDFYEKTDIHIHVPEGATPKDGPSAGITIATALVSALTKKPVRKDVGMTGEITLRGRVLPIGGLKEKSLSAHRAGIKTIILPKENEKDIEDIPQSVKEGLSFITVSHLDEVLKVALAGDGK, from the coding sequence ATGGGGGAAAAACGAGTTCTTCCGCTCCTCCCTCTTCGCGGATTGTTGGTTTATCCAACAATGGTACTTCATTTAGATGTAGGAAGAGAAAAATCAATTCAGGCACTTGAAAAAGTGATGCTTGATGATCAGATGATCTTTCTATCTACACAAAAAGAAGTTTCTATTGAAGATCCAGCACAAGAGGAAATTTATCATGTAGGAACGTTGTCAAAAGTAAATCAGATGCTCAAGCTGCCAAATGGCACGATTAGAGTACTTGTAGAAGGAATTAAACGTGGTAAGATAACTTCTTTCATGGACGAAAAAACACATGTAGAAGTAGAAGTGGAACTTACGGATGATATTGAAGTGAAAGAAGCTGAAACAGAAGCTCTCATGAGAGCAGTTCTGGCTCAATTCGAACAATACATAAACCTATCCAAAAAAGTAACACCTGAAACGCTTGCTTCTGTTCAAGATATTACTGAACCTGGGCGTTTGGCTGATGTTATTTCTTCACATCTTTCTCTAAAGATTAAAGAAAAACAAAAGATCCTTGAGATCTTTGATGTGAAAGAAAGACTTGAATACTTGCTGGACCTTTTAAACAATGAAAAAGAAGTGCTAGGTCTAGAAAAGAAAATTGGCCAACGCGTAAAAAAAGCGATGGAAAAAACGCAGAAAGAGTATTATCTGCGCGAACAGATGAAAGCCATCCAAAAAGAACTTGGTGATAAAGAAGGCAAAGTTGGTGAAGTGAGTACGCTCAAAGAACGTATTGAATCATCTGACATGCCTGAGACGGTCATGGAGCTTGCAAAAAAAGAACTCGATCGCTATGAAAAGATGCCGAACTCTTCAGCTGAGAGCTCTGTAATTAGAACATATATCGAATGGCTTGTTAATCTTCCTTGGAAACAAGAGACGATTGATAACTTAGATATTCCTCATGCAGAAACGGTCCTTAATGAAGATCATTACGGCCTTGAAAAAGTGAAGGACAGAGTTTTAGAATATCTGGCCGTTCAGAAGCTGACTAATTCACTAAAAGGACCGATTCTTTGTTTAGTTGGACCTCCTGGTGTTGGTAAAACATCGTTAGCAAAATCGATCGCACGTGCGATCGGTAGAAATTTTGTACGCATATCTCTTGGCGGTGTAAGAGATGAAGCCGAGATCAGAGGACATCGAAGAACGTATGTGGGAGCAATGCCAGGTCGTTTGATTCAAGGGATGAAAAAAGCAGGGACGATTAATCCTGTGTTCTTGCTTGATGAGATCGATAAGATGTCTAGTGATTTTAGAGGAGATCCTTCTTCTGCGATGCTTGAAGTGCTTGATCCTGAACAGAACAGCACGTTTAGCGATCACTATATCGAAGAGCCATATGATCTATCGAAAGTCATGTTCGTAACAACAGCCAATTCTCTTTCGACAATTCCAGGCCCGCTACTAGATAGAATGGAAGTTATTTCGATCGCAGGGTATACAGAGGTTGAAAAGCTTCATATCTCTAAGAATCATTTGATTCCAAAACAGCTGAAAGAACATGGATTAAAGAAAAGCCAGATTCAGTTTAAAGATGATTCCATCCTAAAGCTCGTCCGCAATTATACACGCGAAGCTGGTGTCCGTAACCTAGAGCGTCAAATTGCAGGATTATGCAGAAAAGCTGCCAAACAGATCGTTTCAGCTGAAAAGAAAAAGGTTGTACTTTCTGCTAAAAACCTTGAAGATTACCTAGGTAAGCCTCGTTTCCGTTATGGTCAAGCAGAACTTGAAGACCAAATCGGTGCAGCTACAGGGTTAGCTTATACGACAGCTGGCGGAGACACTCTTTCTATTGAGGTAGCATTATCACCTGGTAAGGGTAAACTGGTCTTAACCGGTAAGTTAGGTGATGTGATGAAAGAGTCTGCTCAAGCTGCACTAAGTTACGTTCGAACGAAGGTGGAAGAGTTAGGAATCGATCATGATTTCTACGAGAAAACGGATATCCATATTCATGTTCCTGAAGGTGCAACACCAAAGGATGGACCTTCAGCAGGAATAACGATTGCTACAGCATTAGTATCAGCACTAACGAAAAAGCCAGTTAGAAAAGACGTAGGTATGACTGGTGAGATCACATTACGTGGACGTGTGTTGCCTATTGGTGGTTTGAAAGAAAAATCTTTAAGTGCGCACCGAGCAGGGATCAAAACAATCATTCTTCCAAAAGAAAATGAAAAAGACATTGAGGATATTCCACAATCAGTAAAAGAGGGATTATCTTTTATAACCGTATCTCATTTAGATGAGGTATTAAAAGTTGCATTAGCAGGTGATGGAAAGTGA
- the yihA gene encoding ribosome biogenesis GTP-binding protein YihA/YsxC: MKVNTAEIVISAVGPKQYPEGNLPEIALAGRSNVGKSSFINKMIHRKNLARTSSKPGKTQTLNFYILNESFYFVDVPGYGFAKVSKTEREAWGKMIEQYLVERDQLKAVVQLVDLRHAPSKDDVLMYDWLKYHELPVIVVATKSDKIPKGKWDKHKKVVKETLNMDKSDKIVLFSSETGHGKDEAWGVLNSYLTK; the protein is encoded by the coding sequence GTGAAAGTAAATACAGCAGAAATCGTAATTTCAGCAGTCGGACCGAAGCAATATCCGGAAGGTAATCTTCCGGAGATTGCTCTTGCTGGCCGCTCGAATGTAGGGAAATCGTCTTTTATCAACAAGATGATTCATCGTAAAAATTTAGCACGTACGTCTTCAAAACCAGGAAAAACGCAAACGTTAAACTTCTATATCTTGAATGAAAGTTTTTATTTTGTGGATGTGCCTGGTTACGGCTTTGCTAAAGTATCAAAAACAGAACGAGAAGCTTGGGGTAAAATGATCGAACAGTATCTCGTTGAACGCGATCAGTTAAAAGCAGTTGTTCAACTTGTTGACCTTAGACATGCTCCATCAAAAGACGATGTTTTAATGTACGATTGGTTAAAATATCATGAGCTTCCTGTTATCGTAGTAGCAACAAAGAGTGATAAGATCCCAAAAGGAAAATGGGACAAGCATAAAAAAGTAGTCAAGGAAACCTTAAACATGGACAAAAGCGATAAGATCGTTCTCTTCTCATCTGAAACCGGACACGGAAAAGATGAAGCATGGGGCGTACTGAATTCTTATCTTACTAAATAA
- the hemA gene encoding glutamyl-tRNA reductase, which translates to MHILVVGLNYKTAPVEIREKVSFQPAELTDAISTLRKQKSILECVIVSTCNRTEIYAVADQLHTGRYYIKSFLADWFSIDKEELSPFLSIRDGEAAVEHLFRVAAGLDSMVIGETQILGQVRDGFLESQKLDATGTIFNKLMKQAITFAKRCHSETDIGENAVSVSYAAVELAKKIFGGLQNKTILIVGAGKMGELTAKHLHASGGNEVLVINRTFEKAQEVAKKFHGIAHPFEDLESLLIRADIVISSTGASEFVITKKMAAPAIKKRKGLPLFMVDIAVPRDLDPELHDLESVFLYDIDDLEGIVESNLAERMKEAEKIEIMIEAEIVAFQSWISMLGVVPLISALREKALNIQAETMQSIERKLPDLTDRERKILSKHTKSIVNQLLRDPVTRAKEMAGEPGAEEQLQLFTEIFGLEDYLDKQKQLETAFAANVEDKSSLTDELVPSTVVRT; encoded by the coding sequence ATGCATATTCTAGTGGTTGGACTTAATTACAAAACGGCACCCGTAGAAATTCGGGAAAAAGTTTCTTTTCAGCCCGCTGAATTAACGGATGCGATCTCTACACTCCGAAAACAAAAAAGTATACTTGAATGTGTAATCGTTTCTACGTGCAACCGTACTGAGATCTATGCAGTTGCCGATCAACTTCATACCGGAAGATACTACATCAAATCTTTTTTGGCGGACTGGTTTTCAATTGATAAAGAAGAACTTTCACCATTCTTGAGCATCAGAGACGGAGAAGCAGCTGTTGAGCATCTATTCCGTGTAGCTGCTGGCTTGGATTCTATGGTGATCGGTGAGACACAAATTCTTGGTCAAGTTAGAGATGGATTCTTAGAATCACAGAAACTTGATGCAACAGGAACCATATTTAATAAACTCATGAAACAAGCGATCACATTCGCGAAGAGATGTCATTCAGAAACGGATATCGGTGAAAATGCGGTATCGGTTAGTTATGCAGCTGTCGAACTCGCGAAAAAAATCTTTGGTGGTCTACAAAATAAAACCATTTTAATCGTAGGTGCTGGTAAGATGGGTGAGCTTACAGCGAAACATCTGCATGCGAGCGGTGGAAATGAAGTACTTGTAATCAACCGTACTTTTGAAAAAGCGCAAGAGGTAGCTAAAAAGTTTCATGGTATAGCACATCCTTTTGAAGATCTTGAGAGTTTGCTCATAAGAGCGGATATCGTGATTTCTTCTACAGGTGCTAGTGAATTTGTCATTACAAAGAAAATGGCAGCACCAGCTATTAAGAAACGTAAGGGCCTTCCATTGTTCATGGTAGATATTGCTGTACCTCGTGACTTAGATCCTGAGCTTCATGATTTAGAGAGTGTTTTTCTGTATGATATTGACGATTTAGAAGGTATTGTAGAGTCTAACCTTGCTGAACGAATGAAAGAAGCGGAAAAGATTGAAATCATGATCGAAGCTGAAATTGTTGCTTTCCAATCTTGGATCTCGATGCTTGGCGTTGTACCTTTGATTTCTGCTTTACGAGAAAAGGCGTTAAACATTCAAGCGGAAACCATGCAGAGCATCGAACGCAAGCTGCCCGATCTTACTGATCGAGAAAGAAAAATTTTAAGCAAACATACGAAAAGTATCGTGAATCAATTGCTTCGTGATCCTGTGACAAGAGCTAAAGAGATGGCTGGCGAACCAGGAGCTGAAGAACAGTTGCAATTATTTACTGAAATCTTCGGACTTGAAGATTATTTGGATAAACAGAAGCAGTTGGAAACAGCATTTGCTGCAAACGTCGAAGATAAGTCTTCACTAACAGATGAACTGGTTCCTTCGACTGTAGTAAGAACTTAA
- a CDS encoding LiaI-LiaF-like domain-containing protein — protein sequence MKQRNTFSGIILLGIGLFYFANRMNIELLQPYLTWPSILIIIGIALLLQSGSGKDSSSIFSGVFLTGLGVHFHAAAKVVTWPEPLQVIVLLAGISFLIQYRKTKEGLIPGLLLSLLALWLLFFKSNTPSVENIFVKAEDFWPIILMVIGAYLMFFKKK from the coding sequence ATGAAACAAAGAAACACATTCAGCGGCATCATTTTACTCGGAATTGGATTATTCTATTTTGCAAATAGAATGAACATCGAACTGCTCCAACCCTATCTGACTTGGCCAAGCATACTAATCATCATCGGTATTGCTCTTCTATTACAATCTGGTTCTGGAAAGGATTCTTCAAGTATTTTCTCAGGTGTATTCTTGACAGGGCTGGGCGTACATTTTCATGCAGCAGCAAAAGTGGTAACATGGCCAGAGCCACTTCAGGTTATCGTTTTACTTGCGGGTATATCCTTTCTGATTCAGTATCGAAAAACAAAAGAGGGGCTTATTCCAGGATTATTGCTGTCCCTTTTAGCTCTTTGGTTGCTCTTCTTTAAGAGTAATACCCCTTCTGTAGAAAATATATTTGTGAAAGCTGAAGATTTTTGGCCGATTATTCTAATGGTCATCGGGGCTTACCTTATGTTCTTTAAAAAGAAATAG
- a CDS encoding cytochrome C assembly family protein, producing MNWIYDLTIVLYALSIIGYFIDFLQNNRKANRFAFWLLSIVWVLQTVFFVLRMLKDQRFPILTPSEGLFFYAWILVTFSVVMSRFFRVDFLVFFTNILGFLLVSIHLFAPTGQASAVLEKQLISELLIIHITMAFISYGAFSLSFIFSFMYLLQHGMLKRKKWSKRLQRFGSLSYLEKLSFRLNTIGVPLLLLSLILGVVWAFWKISDFTLLDAKVISSFIVLLVYSTYLYQKVGRGVQGKTLALWNTAAFLVVLINYFLASTFTEFHLWYK from the coding sequence ATGAATTGGATATATGATCTGACTATCGTTCTATATGCACTTAGCATCATAGGCTATTTTATAGATTTTCTTCAAAACAACCGGAAAGCAAACCGATTTGCTTTCTGGTTGCTTTCTATTGTCTGGGTACTTCAAACGGTCTTTTTTGTGTTAAGGATGTTGAAAGATCAACGGTTTCCTATATTAACACCCTCAGAAGGCTTGTTTTTTTATGCGTGGATCCTCGTGACGTTCTCGGTGGTCATGAGTCGATTTTTCCGGGTTGATTTTTTGGTGTTTTTTACGAACATTCTAGGTTTCTTGCTTGTTTCGATCCACTTGTTTGCTCCAACAGGACAAGCGAGCGCAGTGCTTGAGAAACAGCTAATATCAGAACTATTAATCATCCATATTACGATGGCGTTCATTTCGTATGGAGCTTTTTCACTCTCTTTTATATTCTCGTTCATGTACCTGCTACAGCACGGCATGTTGAAACGAAAAAAATGGAGCAAAAGGCTGCAACGCTTCGGTAGTTTATCATACTTAGAGAAGCTTTCTTTTCGATTGAATACGATCGGGGTACCATTGCTCTTGTTAAGTCTGATATTGGGGGTCGTATGGGCATTCTGGAAAATAAGTGACTTTACACTTCTTGATGCCAAGGTCATCTCGTCATTTATTGTCCTTTTGGTTTACAGTACTTACCTCTATCAAAAGGTTGGAAGAGGTGTGCAAGGTAAAACGTTAGCGCTTTGGAACACTGCGGCGTTCTTAGTCGTTTTGATCAACTACTTTTTAGCGTCGACGTTCACTGAATTTCACCTTTGGTATAAGTAA
- the hemC gene encoding hydroxymethylbilane synthase, with amino-acid sequence MRKIIVGSRRSKLAITQTNWVIEQLKKSGMPFEFEVKEIVTKGDIILDVTLSKVGGKGLFVKEIEQAMLDKEIDIAVHSMKDMPSELPEGLEIGCTPKRVDPRDALISEKYSSLRELPAGAIVGTSSLRRAAQILNRRPDLEIKSIRGNIDTRLNKLKSGEFDAIILAAAGLERMGWSTDVVTEYLDIDLCLPAVGQGSLAIECRSEDLEVKELLATLNDAYTFDTVSAERSFLNTLEGGCQVPIAAFATMDDNYEVSLTGLVADPEGKTVLKEMKSGKDPYRVGVELAEELKTLGAKTILDSVKKDLNA; translated from the coding sequence ATGAGAAAAATTATAGTAGGTTCAAGAAGAAGTAAATTAGCGATCACACAGACAAACTGGGTGATCGAGCAATTAAAAAAGTCAGGAATGCCTTTTGAATTTGAAGTGAAAGAGATCGTAACAAAAGGTGATATTATTCTTGATGTTACACTCTCAAAAGTAGGCGGAAAAGGCTTGTTCGTTAAAGAGATCGAACAAGCGATGTTAGATAAGGAAATCGATATTGCCGTTCACAGCATGAAGGATATGCCATCTGAACTGCCTGAGGGACTCGAGATCGGCTGTACGCCTAAACGTGTCGATCCAAGGGATGCACTAATCTCTGAAAAGTATTCTTCATTAAGAGAACTTCCTGCGGGTGCTATAGTCGGGACAAGTTCACTTAGAAGAGCAGCACAGATTCTGAACCGACGTCCGGATCTTGAGATTAAATCTATTCGAGGTAATATTGATACTCGTCTTAACAAGTTAAAGTCTGGTGAGTTTGATGCGATCATTCTAGCAGCAGCAGGACTTGAAAGAATGGGCTGGTCTACGGATGTTGTTACCGAATACTTAGACATAGACTTGTGTCTTCCTGCTGTAGGTCAAGGTTCATTAGCTATTGAGTGCAGAAGTGAAGATTTAGAAGTGAAAGAATTGTTAGCTACACTGAACGACGCTTATACATTTGATACTGTTTCAGCAGAACGCTCTTTCTTAAACACGCTTGAAGGAGGATGCCAAGTTCCAATCGCAGCATTTGCAACGATGGACGACAACTACGAGGTCTCTTTAACAGGACTTGTTGCAGATCCGGAAGGAAAGACCGTGTTAAAAGAAATGAAGTCAGGCAAAGATCCGTATCGCGTCGGTGTAGAGTTAGCTGAAGAATTAAAAACATTAGGTGCGAAGACCATACTCGATTCAGTGAAAAAGGATTTAAATGCATAA
- the hemL gene encoding glutamate-1-semialdehyde 2,1-aminomutase, with protein MRSFEKSIAAFQEAKEVMPGGVNSPVRAFKSVKMDPVFMERGKGSKIYDIDGNEYIDYVLSWGPLILGHADDQVVDALKRTAELGTSFGAPNEMETKLAKLVIDRVPSIEVVRMVNSGTEATMSALRLARGYTGRSKIVKFEGCYHGHGDSLLIKAGSGVATLGLPDSPGVPEGIAQNTITVPYNDLESLQVAFDQFGEDIACVIVEPVAGNMGVVPPQKGFLEGVRKMTEQHGSLLIFDEVMTGFRVDYECAQGYFGVTPDLTCLGKVIGGGLPVGAYGGKREIMEQIAPSGPIYQAGTLSGNPLAMAAGYATLSQLTKESYTYFQKLGDQLASGISEAAEHYGIAHTINRAGSMIGFFFTNQDVINYETAKQSNLDHFNVCFKTMLQEGISLPPSQFEGLFLSIAHTEDDINKTIAAFRKAFSQLK; from the coding sequence ATGAGAAGCTTTGAAAAATCGATCGCTGCTTTTCAAGAAGCGAAAGAAGTCATGCCTGGGGGAGTTAACAGTCCTGTACGTGCATTTAAATCTGTAAAGATGGATCCTGTATTTATGGAACGCGGAAAAGGATCTAAGATTTATGATATCGATGGGAATGAATATATCGATTATGTATTGTCATGGGGACCTTTAATTCTTGGGCATGCTGACGACCAAGTAGTAGATGCACTTAAGCGAACGGCTGAGCTGGGAACAAGTTTTGGTGCGCCTAATGAAATGGAAACAAAGCTTGCAAAACTTGTGATCGACCGTGTTCCTTCTATCGAGGTGGTACGTATGGTTAACTCTGGTACAGAAGCAACGATGAGTGCACTTCGTCTAGCTCGAGGATATACAGGCCGAAGCAAAATTGTTAAATTTGAAGGTTGTTACCATGGACACGGTGACTCCTTATTGATTAAAGCAGGCTCTGGTGTTGCAACGCTCGGACTTCCGGATTCACCGGGAGTTCCAGAGGGTATCGCACAGAACACGATCACAGTTCCATACAACGATCTTGAAAGTTTACAAGTAGCGTTTGATCAATTTGGAGAAGATATCGCTTGTGTGATTGTAGAGCCAGTTGCAGGTAACATGGGTGTCGTTCCACCACAAAAAGGGTTCTTAGAAGGCGTTCGTAAAATGACTGAACAACATGGCTCCCTATTGATCTTTGACGAAGTAATGACAGGCTTCCGAGTAGATTATGAATGTGCACAAGGTTATTTTGGAGTAACACCTGACCTAACTTGTTTAGGTAAAGTCATTGGAGGTGGTCTACCTGTTGGTGCTTATGGTGGGAAACGAGAGATTATGGAACAGATCGCGCCAAGCGGACCAATCTATCAAGCAGGAACGTTATCAGGAAATCCTCTTGCTATGGCTGCAGGGTATGCTACCCTTTCACAACTTACAAAAGAGAGTTACACTTATTTTCAAAAACTTGGAGATCAACTAGCTTCCGGTATCTCTGAAGCTGCTGAGCATTATGGTATCGCACATACGATAAACCGTGCAGGAAGCATGATTGGCTTCTTTTTCACGAATCAAGATGTGATCAATTATGAAACAGCTAAGCAATCCAATTTAGATCACTTTAATGTTTGTTTTAAAACGATGCTACAAGAAGGCATCTCATTGCCTCCTTCACAATTTGAAGGGTTATTCTTATCTATTGCTCATACAGAAGACGATATTAATAAAACAATTGCAGCGTTTAGAAAGGCATTCTCACAATTAAAATAG
- the hemB gene encoding porphobilinogen synthase, with product MNFQRHRRLRKSASMRSLVRETHLHVSDFIYPLFFVEGENIKKEVPSMPGVYHLSLDLLQEEVKEIESLGIQSIIVFGVPAEKDDCGSSAYDHNGIVQKAIAQIKEVAPSLTVIADTCLCQFTDHGHCGVIENGEVLNDETLTLLAKTAVSQAKAGADIIAPSNMMDGFVAAIRQGLDEAGFYDVPIMSYAVKYASSFYGPFRDAAHSTPQFGDRKTYQMDPANRLEALREAESDVAEGADFLMVKPALSYLDILRELKDRYPLPLVAYNVSGEYSMIKAAAMNGWVDEKSIVLEKLISMKRAGADLIITYFAKDAARWLNEK from the coding sequence ATGAATTTTCAACGTCATCGTCGTTTAAGAAAATCAGCATCAATGCGTTCCCTAGTGCGTGAAACGCATCTTCATGTTTCAGACTTTATCTATCCATTGTTTTTTGTTGAAGGAGAAAACATAAAAAAAGAAGTTCCTTCCATGCCAGGTGTATATCATCTATCATTAGATCTTCTTCAAGAAGAGGTAAAAGAAATTGAAAGTCTTGGCATCCAGTCTATTATCGTTTTTGGTGTACCAGCGGAAAAAGACGATTGTGGAAGTTCAGCTTATGACCATAATGGAATCGTACAAAAAGCAATCGCACAAATTAAAGAAGTTGCTCCATCACTAACTGTCATTGCAGACACTTGTTTATGCCAATTTACAGATCATGGGCATTGTGGTGTGATCGAAAATGGTGAAGTTTTAAATGATGAAACCTTGACGTTGCTTGCAAAAACAGCTGTATCACAAGCTAAAGCTGGAGCGGATATTATCGCACCTTCAAACATGATGGATGGTTTTGTTGCAGCGATCAGACAAGGACTCGATGAAGCTGGGTTCTATGATGTTCCGATCATGTCTTATGCCGTTAAGTATGCCTCATCGTTTTATGGTCCATTCCGTGATGCAGCGCACAGTACACCTCAGTTTGGGGATAGAAAAACGTATCAGATGGATCCGGCTAATCGACTTGAAGCCCTCCGGGAGGCAGAATCAGACGTTGCTGAAGGGGCTGATTTCTTAATGGTAAAGCCCGCTCTTTCTTATTTAGATATTTTAAGAGAATTAAAAGACAGATACCCTCTTCCACTAGTAGCCTACAACGTCAGTGGGGAGTATTCCATGATCAAAGCAGCTGCTATGAACGGATGGGTGGATGAAAAGAGCATCGTACTTGAAAAACTGATCTCTATGAAACGAGCAGGAGCAGATTTGATTATTACGTATTTTGCGAAAGATGCTGCAAGATGGCTGAATGAAAAATAA
- a CDS encoding uroporphyrinogen-III synthase, with protein sequence MNTSIGPLAGKRILVTRPKEQAVPLISLIQECGGLPLSFPIVSIKGVKNEEAQSLLNDLSSYQWIIFTSKNGVDHFFQLISDCNLTLGNVKFAAVGEKTAESLRKKGITSILVPDQYHAESLVKTLKKHVLSHEKILFPKGNLAPSFIKEELKETAWVEELVVYKTESEDHLDWSLVHQADCLFFMSPSAVTFMSRGLQTEEVYKKPVICVGPTTKKAAEECGYHHVLMPKQFTAEDMVNCAISYFQGGS encoded by the coding sequence ATGAATACTTCTATAGGACCACTAGCAGGTAAGAGAATACTTGTTACACGGCCGAAAGAGCAGGCAGTGCCTTTAATCTCACTCATACAAGAGTGTGGCGGGCTTCCTCTTTCATTTCCTATTGTCTCTATAAAAGGGGTTAAGAACGAAGAAGCGCAATCCTTGTTAAACGATCTATCATCTTACCAATGGATCATTTTCACGAGCAAAAATGGAGTGGATCACTTTTTTCAACTGATTTCTGATTGTAATCTCACTTTGGGAAATGTTAAGTTTGCCGCAGTTGGAGAGAAAACAGCTGAATCATTAAGAAAGAAAGGGATCACATCTATTCTTGTGCCGGATCAGTACCATGCTGAAAGCTTAGTAAAGACGCTAAAAAAACACGTCTTATCTCATGAAAAAATCTTATTTCCAAAGGGGAATCTAGCTCCTTCTTTTATTAAAGAGGAGTTGAAGGAAACAGCATGGGTAGAAGAGTTAGTGGTCTACAAAACGGAATCAGAAGACCATTTAGATTGGTCGCTCGTACATCAAGCAGATTGCCTGTTTTTTATGAGCCCATCTGCCGTAACCTTCATGAGTAGAGGGTTGCAAACAGAGGAAGTATACAAAAAGCCAGTGATCTGTGTTGGTCCAACAACGAAAAAAGCTGCAGAAGAATGCGGATATCATCATGTGTTAATGCCGAAACAATTTACCGCAGAAGATATGGTGAACTGTGCCATCTCTTATTTTCAAGGAGGAAGTTAA